A region from the Geobacillus vulcani PSS1 genome encodes:
- a CDS encoding iron-containing alcohol dehydrogenase: protein MQEFIFRNPTKLIFGKGQLERLKEEVPRYGRKVLLVYGGGSIKRNGLYEEVMKMLGEIGADVVELPGVEPNPRVSTVRKGVDICRREGIEFLLAVGGGSVIDCTKAIAAGAKFDGDPWDFITKKAAVTGALPFGTVLTLAATGSEMNSGSVITNWETKEKYGWGSPFTFPQFSILDPTYTMTVPKDHTVYGIVDMMSHVFEQYFHHTPNTPLQDRMCEAVLKTVIETAPKLINDLENYELRETIMYSGTIALNGFLQMGVRGDWATHNIEHAVSAVYDIPHAGGLAILFPNWMKHVLDENVSRFAQLAVRVFDVDPAGKTERDVALEGIERLRAFWSSLGAPSRLADYGIGDENLELMADKAMAFGEFGRFKTLNRDDVLAILRASL, encoded by the coding sequence ATGCAAGAGTTTATCTTTCGCAATCCGACGAAACTCATTTTCGGAAAAGGGCAACTCGAACGGCTCAAAGAAGAGGTGCCGCGCTATGGCCGGAAAGTGCTGCTTGTCTATGGCGGCGGCAGCATCAAACGAAACGGACTGTATGAGGAAGTCATGAAGATGTTGGGGGAGATTGGCGCTGACGTCGTCGAACTGCCGGGGGTGGAGCCAAACCCGCGCGTCTCGACCGTAAGAAAAGGGGTGGACATTTGCCGCCGAGAAGGGATTGAGTTTTTGCTCGCCGTTGGCGGCGGCAGCGTCATCGATTGCACAAAAGCGATTGCCGCCGGCGCGAAATTTGATGGCGATCCGTGGGACTTTATCACGAAAAAAGCGGCGGTCACCGGCGCCCTGCCGTTTGGCACCGTGCTTACGCTGGCGGCGACCGGGTCGGAGATGAATTCCGGCTCAGTGATCACGAACTGGGAGACGAAAGAAAAATACGGCTGGGGCAGCCCGTTTACGTTCCCCCAATTTTCCATTTTGGATCCGACATATACGATGACCGTTCCGAAAGACCATACGGTTTACGGCATTGTCGATATGATGTCCCATGTGTTTGAGCAATATTTCCACCATACGCCGAACACGCCGCTTCAAGACCGGATGTGCGAAGCGGTGTTGAAAACCGTGATCGAAACGGCGCCGAAGCTGATCAACGATTTGGAAAACTACGAGCTGCGCGAAACGATCATGTACTCGGGCACGATCGCCTTAAACGGCTTCTTGCAAATGGGCGTGCGCGGCGACTGGGCGACGCATAACATTGAACACGCGGTTTCGGCGGTGTACGACATTCCGCATGCCGGGGGCTTGGCGATTTTGTTCCCGAATTGGATGAAGCATGTGCTCGATGAAAATGTCAGCCGTTTTGCCCAGCTCGCGGTGCGCGTCTTTGATGTCGATCCGGCCGGCAAAACGGAACGCGATGTGGCGCTTGAAGGCATCGAGCGGCTGCGCGCGTTCTGGTCGAGCCTTGGGGCGCCGTCGCGTTTGGCGGATTACGGCATCGGTGATGAGAATTTGGAGCTCATGGCCGATAAAGCGATGGCGTTTGGCGAATTCGGCCGTTTCAAAACGTTGAACCGCGATGATGTGCTCGCGATTTTGCGCGCCTCCCTGTAA
- a CDS encoding glucose-6-phosphate isomerase → MTHIRFDYSKALAFFGEHELTYLRDAVKVAHHSLHEKTGVGSDFLGWLDWPVDYDKDEFARIKQAAKNIQSDSDVLLVIGIGGSYLGARAAIEMLHHSFYNALPKEKRQTPQIIFVGNNISSTYMKDVIDFLDGKDFSINVISKSGTTTEPAIAFRIFRKLLEDKYGKEEARRRIYATTDSKRGALRTLANEEGYETFVIPDDIGGRYSVLTAVGLLPIAASGADIDAMMEGAAKARDDFSSSELEENAAYQYAAIRNILYNKGKTIELLVNYEPALHYFAEWWKQLFGESEGKDQKGIYPASADFSTDLHSLGQYIQEGRRDLFETVLKLEEPRHELIIEAEENDLDGLNYLAGKTVDFVNTKAFEGTLLAHTDGGVPNLVITLPKLDEYTFGYLVYFFEKACAMSGYLLGVNPFDQPGVEAYKKNMFALLGKPGYEQLKEELEKRLK, encoded by the coding sequence ATGACCCATATTCGGTTTGATTATTCCAAAGCGCTTGCCTTTTTTGGCGAACACGAACTGACCTACTTGCGTGATGCCGTGAAAGTCGCGCACCATTCGCTCCATGAAAAAACCGGCGTCGGGAGCGACTTTTTAGGGTGGCTCGACTGGCCGGTCGACTATGACAAAGACGAATTCGCCCGCATCAAACAAGCAGCGAAAAACATTCAATCGGACTCCGATGTCCTGCTTGTCATCGGCATCGGCGGCTCGTACCTTGGCGCGCGCGCCGCGATCGAGATGCTGCACCATTCGTTTTACAACGCCTTGCCGAAAGAGAAGCGGCAAACGCCGCAAATCATTTTTGTCGGCAACAACATCAGCTCGACGTATATGAAAGACGTTATCGATTTTCTCGACGGGAAAGATTTCTCGATCAACGTCATTTCCAAATCGGGGACGACGACCGAACCGGCGATCGCCTTCCGTATTTTCCGCAAGCTGCTTGAGGACAAATACGGCAAAGAGGAAGCGCGCCGCCGCATTTACGCCACGACCGACAGCAAGCGCGGGGCGCTTCGGACGCTGGCCAATGAGGAAGGATATGAAACGTTTGTCATTCCGGATGACATCGGCGGCCGCTATTCCGTGTTGACGGCGGTTGGGCTGCTGCCGATTGCCGCAAGCGGTGCGGACATCGACGCCATGATGGAAGGCGCGGCCAAAGCGCGCGACGATTTCAGCTCCTCGGAGCTTGAGGAAAACGCCGCTTACCAATACGCGGCTATCCGCAACATTTTGTACAACAAAGGGAAAACGATCGAGCTGCTCGTCAACTATGAACCGGCGTTGCACTATTTCGCCGAATGGTGGAAGCAGCTGTTTGGCGAAAGCGAAGGGAAAGACCAAAAAGGCATTTATCCGGCTTCCGCCGATTTCTCGACCGATTTGCATTCGCTCGGCCAATACATTCAAGAAGGTCGGCGCGATTTGTTTGAAACGGTGTTGAAACTCGAGGAGCCGCGCCATGAGCTGATCATTGAGGCCGAAGAAAACGACCTCGACGGGCTGAACTATTTGGCGGGAAAAACGGTTGATTTCGTGAACACGAAAGCGTTCGAAGGGACACTGCTCGCCCATACGGACGGCGGTGTGCCGAACTTGGTCATCACCTTGCCGAAGCTCGATGAATACACGTTTGGCTACCTCGTCTACTTCTTTGAAAAAGCGTGCGCCATGAGCGGCTACTTGCTCGGGGTGAATCCATTTGACCAACCGGGAGTGGAAGCATACAAAAAGAACATGTTCGCCCTTTTGGGCAAGCCAGGCTATGAGCAGCTGAAGGAAGAACTGGAGAAACGGCTGAAATGA
- a CDS encoding YugN-like family protein, producing the protein MIEIPSRLEGKQFQLYHLEEQLKPMGYAIGGGWDYDHGYFDYKIADDVGYQFLRVPFRAVDGQLDSHGTTVEIGRPFLLAHKYQRGIDDFADVGNISASFNQFAEPQDPDATVPERYISVGKALVQELERRLLD; encoded by the coding sequence ATGATTGAAATTCCATCGCGTTTGGAAGGGAAACAATTTCAGCTGTACCATTTGGAAGAGCAATTAAAACCAATGGGATATGCGATCGGAGGCGGGTGGGACTACGATCACGGCTATTTCGACTACAAAATCGCCGATGATGTAGGATACCAGTTTTTGCGTGTGCCGTTTCGGGCGGTCGACGGGCAGCTTGATTCGCACGGCACGACGGTGGAGATTGGACGGCCGTTTTTGCTCGCGCATAAATACCAACGGGGCATCGATGATTTCGCCGATGTCGGCAACATCAGCGCCTCGTTCAACCAGTTTGCCGAACCGCAAGACCCGGATGCGACCGTTCCCGAACGGTATATTTCCGTCGGGAAGGCGCTTGTTCAAGAGTTGGAGCGCCGCCTGCTCGATTAA
- a CDS encoding potassium channel family protein — protein sequence MKPRNVLLSYWRWPPVFRLFVSASALIMLFGALMRFIEPETFRTMFDGVWWAIVTAATIGYGDIVPKTIAGKLAAMVLIALGTGILTAYFASVSAAAAAREAAFTSGQLPYTERGHAVIVGWNERAREVLLRLARHDASMRFVLIDATVPSHPLPNVPVHFVKGWASDDAVLEKANIQEARFLLITADPHKAEAEADKDTIVTLLAAKSLNPSVHAIVEILTSRNVQNALRAGADEVIQTNLLASFAMAASLRSPGAASVWETALHRLGGQTLRLLEPDEQQIGQPFVAVQQQLLKQNVTLLGVIQGDHGAISVAPDRPIQPSDRLFVLVP from the coding sequence ATGAAACCAAGGAACGTGCTGTTATCGTATTGGCGCTGGCCGCCCGTGTTTCGTCTGTTTGTCTCGGCAAGCGCATTGATCATGCTGTTTGGCGCGCTCATGCGCTTCATTGAACCAGAGACGTTCCGCACGATGTTCGACGGCGTGTGGTGGGCGATCGTGACGGCGGCGACGATCGGCTATGGCGACATCGTCCCGAAAACGATCGCTGGAAAACTCGCTGCCATGGTACTCATCGCTCTTGGCACCGGCATTCTCACCGCTTATTTCGCTTCCGTCTCGGCCGCGGCCGCCGCCCGGGAAGCCGCCTTTACAAGCGGCCAACTCCCGTATACAGAGCGCGGCCATGCCGTAATCGTCGGCTGGAACGAGCGGGCGCGCGAGGTGCTGCTCCGCCTTGCGCGGCACGACGCCTCCATGCGCTTCGTTCTCATCGACGCCACCGTTCCATCCCACCCGCTTCCGAACGTTCCGGTTCATTTTGTTAAAGGATGGGCAAGCGACGATGCAGTGTTGGAGAAGGCCAATATTCAAGAAGCGCGGTTTTTGCTCATCACCGCCGATCCGCACAAAGCAGAAGCGGAAGCGGATAAAGATACGATTGTGACGCTGCTGGCCGCCAAAAGCCTCAACCCGTCGGTGCACGCCATCGTGGAAATCCTGACCAGCCGAAACGTGCAAAACGCCTTGCGCGCTGGGGCGGATGAGGTGATTCAGACGAATTTGCTGGCGAGTTTTGCCATGGCCGCCAGCCTTCGTTCACCGGGCGCCGCCAGCGTGTGGGAGACGGCGCTTCACCGCCTGGGCGGACAGACGCTGCGCCTTCTCGAGCCAGACGAACAGCAAATCGGCCAGCCATTCGTCGCCGTTCAACAGCAGCTGCTTAAGCAAAACGTGACGCTGCTTGGCGTCATCCAAGGGGATCACGGAGCGATTTCCGTTGCACCGGACCGTCCTATTCAACCAAGCGACCGCCTGTTTGTGCTTGTCCCTTAA
- a CDS encoding H-type small acid-soluble spore protein encodes MDMNRVKQIVSSPADIPVYYNGVSVWIDGYDEEKQTATVHLRDGRLRERRDVPVSELTEERE; translated from the coding sequence ATGGATATGAACCGTGTCAAACAAATTGTTTCTTCCCCTGCCGATATTCCGGTATATTACAACGGCGTGTCGGTCTGGATTGACGGGTATGATGAGGAAAAGCAGACGGCGACCGTCCATTTGCGCGACGGCCGGCTCCGTGAGCGCCGGGACGTGCCGGTTTCGGAATTGACGGAAGAGCGGGAGTGA
- a CDS encoding MFS transporter has translation MKRQFVVYLVSLAAFLGPFTQTIYTPILPEVREAFATSSFLINLTISIFTFFLAMMQMVYGPLTDRQGRRTVLLCGIGIYTAASLGCFFSASIYALLFFRALQAVGIAAGSVVAATVIGDLFTGKERGRAMGTFQMMVSLGPVVGPIVGGFLAEHVPFHAVFLALVVVGGLVGIGNFLFLKETKPKEAAASAPFRLADFAAVLRHRAGRSIVLLGFIQYYSLYNFLVFLPGILTDRYGLSAQGKGTVYLAMSSMIVIGSFLGGRLQGRFPERRILLATSHLTVLSIFFFLVVDQRSLSLLVAAIALFGLFLGLSLPVQTTVLTNVFQANRSTAIGVYNFFRYMGMAFGPMVGSALFAAGGYPLVYGIDGVFFFACALLLIVHAAQAHNQSAV, from the coding sequence ATGAAACGCCAGTTTGTGGTGTATCTTGTGTCGCTCGCCGCGTTTCTCGGCCCGTTTACGCAAACGATTTACACTCCTATTTTACCAGAAGTGCGAGAGGCGTTTGCGACTTCTTCGTTTCTCATCAACCTCACGATTTCGATTTTCACCTTTTTCCTGGCGATGATGCAAATGGTCTACGGGCCGCTCACTGACCGGCAAGGGCGGCGCACGGTGCTGCTTTGCGGCATTGGCATCTACACCGCCGCCTCGCTCGGCTGCTTTTTCTCGGCATCCATTTACGCACTTCTGTTTTTCCGCGCTTTGCAAGCCGTCGGCATCGCGGCCGGATCGGTGGTCGCCGCTACGGTCATCGGCGACTTGTTCACCGGCAAAGAACGTGGGCGAGCAATGGGGACGTTTCAAATGATGGTTTCGCTTGGTCCCGTTGTCGGACCGATAGTCGGCGGGTTTTTGGCGGAACATGTTCCATTCCACGCCGTCTTTTTGGCGCTCGTTGTCGTGGGCGGCTTGGTCGGCATCGGCAACTTTCTGTTTTTGAAAGAAACGAAACCGAAGGAAGCAGCGGCCTCCGCCCCGTTCCGCCTCGCAGATTTTGCGGCGGTGCTCCGCCACCGCGCTGGGCGGTCGATCGTTCTGCTTGGCTTTATCCAATATTACTCGTTGTATAATTTTCTCGTCTTTTTGCCCGGCATCTTGACGGATCGGTACGGCCTGTCGGCGCAAGGAAAAGGGACGGTGTATTTGGCGATGTCGTCCATGATCGTCATCGGCAGCTTCCTCGGCGGGCGCCTTCAAGGGCGCTTCCCAGAGCGGCGCATTCTATTGGCGACATCGCACTTGACCGTGCTGTCCATTTTCTTTTTCTTAGTCGTGGACCAACGCTCGCTTTCGCTGCTTGTTGCGGCCATCGCCTTGTTCGGACTGTTTTTAGGCCTTTCGCTCCCAGTGCAGACGACCGTACTGACGAACGTCTTTCAGGCAAACCGCTCGACTGCCATCGGGGTGTACAACTTTTTCCGCTATATGGGAATGGCATTCGGACCGATGGTCGGCAGCGCGCTGTTTGCTGCTGGGGGATATCCGCTCGTCTATGGAATCGATGGCGTCTTCTTTTTCGCCTGCGCCTTGCTGTTGATAGTGCACGCCGCCCAGGCGCACAACCAATCGGCCGTCTGA
- a CDS encoding GNAT family N-acetyltransferase, with protein MESLLVRDATMEDLPHIVRIYNETIPSRMVTADLEPVSVESRRVWFEAHDPYTRPLWVVEDEGRVCAWLSFQSFYGRPAYRHTAEVSIYIAETHRGRGLGTKLLERAVDQAPSLGIKTLLGFIFAHNEPSLRLFARFGFERWGYFPRVAELDGVERDLVIVGKRLV; from the coding sequence ATGGAATCATTGTTGGTCCGCGATGCGACGATGGAAGACTTGCCGCACATCGTCCGCATCTATAATGAAACGATCCCAAGCCGGATGGTGACGGCGGACTTGGAGCCGGTGTCGGTCGAAAGCCGGCGGGTGTGGTTTGAGGCCCATGACCCATATACCCGGCCGCTTTGGGTCGTCGAAGATGAGGGCCGCGTTTGCGCCTGGCTCAGCTTTCAGTCGTTTTACGGCCGCCCGGCGTACCGCCATACGGCCGAAGTGAGCATTTATATTGCGGAAACGCATCGCGGCCGGGGGCTTGGAACGAAGCTGCTCGAGCGGGCGGTCGATCAAGCGCCGTCGCTTGGGATCAAGACGCTGCTTGGCTTTATTTTTGCTCATAATGAACCGAGCTTGCGGCTTTTTGCCCGCTTCGGATTTGAACGGTGGGGATATTTTCCGCGCGTGGCGGAATTGGACGGTGTAGAACGGGACTTGGTCATTGTCGGCAAACGGCTTGTATAG
- a CDS encoding thermonuclease family protein, whose translation MKRMGICLFCFLLMFPISAFAHPGKLDELGGHFRGSDCVYLLHEPTALAKQAKTKQELVQLIQTYNGNERCKRHLTPERIDLDGHMLGKKEDRSALRLGRTYPAELVECIDGDTAKFRVNGHVYTTRFLFIDTPESTIQVEPYGKEASRFTCSRLHQGNILLETDGDALFDKYQRLLAWVWVGKRLLQEDLAKAGLVEDFYDYGTYKYEARVRKAYEEAKRTGAGMYGKHSAGERERAGTETRPQTGEKTPKTHHPPALENKTPHERSGRPVLYTLLGLAAAAALYWLIRRLT comes from the coding sequence TTGAAACGAATGGGCATATGCTTGTTTTGTTTTCTGTTGATGTTCCCGATTTCCGCTTTTGCCCACCCTGGCAAGCTTGATGAGTTGGGCGGGCACTTCCGCGGCAGCGACTGCGTGTATTTGCTTCATGAGCCGACTGCGCTGGCAAAGCAGGCGAAAACGAAACAAGAGCTTGTCCAGCTTATTCAAACATACAACGGCAATGAACGATGCAAGCGGCATCTCACCCCAGAGCGAATCGACCTGGACGGCCATATGCTGGGGAAGAAAGAAGATCGTTCTGCGTTGCGCCTTGGCCGCACCTACCCGGCTGAATTGGTCGAGTGCATCGACGGCGATACGGCGAAATTCCGCGTCAACGGCCATGTATACACGACGAGGTTTTTGTTCATTGATACGCCGGAGAGCACGATCCAAGTCGAACCGTATGGGAAAGAAGCAAGCCGGTTTACATGTTCCCGCTTACATCAAGGGAACATTTTGCTTGAGACCGATGGAGACGCGCTGTTTGACAAATACCAGCGGCTGCTCGCCTGGGTGTGGGTCGGCAAGCGCCTGCTGCAAGAAGATCTTGCCAAAGCCGGGCTGGTAGAGGATTTTTACGATTACGGCACATACAAATACGAAGCACGTGTCCGCAAGGCATACGAGGAGGCGAAACGAACCGGAGCGGGCATGTACGGCAAGCACTCCGCTGGAGAGAGGGAACGGGCAGGGACAGAAACGCGGCCGCAGACCGGAGAAAAGACGCCCAAGACCCATCACCCGCCGGCTTTGGAGAACAAAACGCCGCACGAACGATCCGGCCGCCCGGTTCTTTATACACTGCTTGGCCTAGCGGCGGCCGCCGCGCTCTATTGGCTCATCCGCCGGTTGACATGA
- a CDS encoding MgtC/SapB family protein — translation MMFDPFLKLGISAILGLIIGLERELKRKPVGLKTCLVISISSCLLTIVSIESAYVFPLKDHITMDPLRLAAQIVSGVGFLGAGVILRRGNDSITGLTTAAIIWGAAGIGVAVGAGFYWESAFGVALLIVSVELIPFLINFFGPKQLREKEVLLQITVADAKNITKVIDHLKQQDINIKTMRIKDVEENEHLLKLRAVIDQKRSTAELYYAIRSIDDVVHVDIESG, via the coding sequence ATGATGTTTGATCCGTTCCTCAAACTAGGGATTTCCGCCATTCTCGGGCTGATCATTGGGCTGGAACGGGAATTGAAGCGAAAACCGGTCGGTTTGAAGACATGCCTTGTCATTTCGATTTCCAGCTGCTTATTGACGATCGTTTCGATCGAATCGGCGTACGTCTTCCCGCTTAAAGACCATATTACAATGGATCCACTTCGACTGGCGGCGCAAATTGTGTCCGGGGTCGGTTTTTTAGGAGCAGGCGTCATTTTGCGCCGCGGTAACGACAGCATCACTGGGCTGACGACCGCCGCAATCATTTGGGGGGCGGCAGGGATTGGAGTAGCGGTCGGCGCAGGTTTCTATTGGGAATCGGCGTTCGGCGTTGCCCTGCTCATTGTCAGTGTGGAACTCATTCCGTTTTTGATCAATTTTTTTGGGCCGAAGCAACTGCGCGAAAAAGAGGTGCTGTTGCAAATCACCGTAGCGGACGCCAAAAATATTACAAAGGTCATCGACCATTTAAAACAACAGGACATCAACATTAAAACGATGCGCATCAAAGATGTGGAAGAAAATGAACATTTATTGAAATTAAGAGCCGTCATTGACCAAAAGCGCTCGACCGCCGAACTTTACTACGCCATCCGCTCCATTGACGATGTCGTGCATGTTGATATTGAAAGCGGATGA
- a CDS encoding DMT family transporter, with protein MKPPSPAKAYAALFIGALAVSTSAIFVKWSQAPSAVIAFYRLFLAVAIMTPLFLRHRSELRGISRRDWLFSLCSGVLLAFHFILWFESLDYTSVASSVVLVTLQPLFAFAGGALFFRERLTLGAVGSAVLAIIGSILISWGDFRVSGEALYGDGLALLACAFVTAYWLFGQEVRQRLSLMTYTYIVYGISAAVLWLYVMLFRLSLTAYQLTDGLCFLALAVIPTLLGHSVMNWAVKWVSASTVSMAILFEPIGASALAYWLFGEPIRPFQWIGGIFILTGIALYLWEKNEKGPLTVQERSGP; from the coding sequence ATGAAGCCGCCAAGCCCAGCAAAGGCGTATGCCGCTCTATTCATCGGCGCGCTTGCCGTGTCAACATCGGCCATTTTCGTCAAATGGTCACAGGCGCCATCCGCGGTGATCGCCTTTTATCGGCTTTTTTTGGCTGTGGCCATCATGACGCCGTTGTTCCTCCGGCATCGAAGTGAACTCCGAGGCATCTCCCGGCGCGATTGGCTGTTTTCGCTTTGTTCTGGGGTTTTGCTTGCCTTTCATTTTATCCTTTGGTTTGAATCGCTCGACTATACATCCGTCGCCAGTTCGGTCGTGCTTGTGACGCTGCAGCCGCTGTTTGCCTTCGCAGGCGGCGCGTTGTTTTTCCGCGAACGGTTGACCCTCGGCGCGGTCGGGAGCGCGGTGTTGGCCATTATCGGCAGCATCCTCATCAGCTGGGGAGACTTCCGCGTCAGCGGAGAAGCGCTGTACGGCGATGGATTGGCGTTGTTGGCATGCGCGTTTGTCACGGCGTATTGGCTGTTCGGTCAAGAGGTGCGCCAACGGTTGTCATTGATGACATATACCTATATCGTCTATGGCATCAGCGCGGCGGTGCTGTGGCTGTACGTGATGCTGTTTCGCCTTTCACTGACGGCATATCAGCTGACAGATGGGCTTTGTTTTCTCGCTCTCGCCGTCATTCCAACGTTGCTCGGCCATTCGGTGATGAACTGGGCGGTCAAATGGGTCAGCGCTTCAACCGTGTCGATGGCGATTTTATTTGAACCGATCGGCGCTTCCGCCTTGGCCTACTGGCTGTTTGGCGAACCGATCCGTCCGTTTCAATGGATTGGCGGTATTTTTATTTTAACAGGAATCGCTCTGTATTTGTGGGAGAAAAATGAAAAAGGCCCGCTAACGGTGCAAGAACGTAGCGGACCCTAG
- a CDS encoding protein-glutamine gamma-glutamyltransferase, producing the protein MIRVLSPINFDVSSSFSLPASEQQILDALVSSPRLYTYPNERQLRFEIALRDRIVRTAVELAKSRARFAIFRFSRCNSDFWVRDERGGFRLRPDVTASEAIKDIFVHSEQYAFECATAIVIVFYKAVLDVIDPASFNRLFADLLLYDWHTDRDLGIQTKKDEHFLPGDCLYFKNPEFDPLTPQWQGENAIYLGDGLFYGHGIGIQTKEGIIAALNRKRKQGATKSAYLLSTITQVDFVYLSQFARGFDEFRLPICRPPFIVGTLGSATFLHR; encoded by the coding sequence TTGATTCGCGTGTTATCACCAATTAACTTTGACGTTTCTAGTTCGTTTTCGCTTCCGGCCAGCGAACAACAAATCTTAGATGCTCTCGTCTCCTCGCCTCGATTATACACATACCCGAATGAGCGGCAGCTTCGATTCGAGATCGCCTTGCGCGACCGCATTGTTCGGACGGCGGTTGAGTTGGCGAAAAGCCGGGCGCGGTTTGCCATTTTCCGTTTTTCGCGCTGCAACAGCGACTTTTGGGTGCGGGACGAGCGCGGCGGCTTTCGTCTTCGCCCAGATGTCACGGCTTCCGAAGCGATCAAGGACATTTTTGTCCATAGCGAGCAATACGCGTTTGAATGCGCGACCGCGATCGTCATCGTGTTTTACAAGGCCGTGCTTGACGTAATCGATCCAGCGTCGTTCAACCGGTTGTTTGCGGATTTGTTGCTGTATGATTGGCATACCGACCGAGATCTTGGCATTCAAACAAAAAAAGATGAACACTTTCTCCCTGGAGATTGCCTCTATTTTAAAAACCCGGAATTCGATCCGTTAACGCCGCAATGGCAAGGAGAAAATGCCATTTACTTAGGCGATGGCTTGTTTTACGGGCATGGCATCGGCATTCAAACAAAGGAGGGCATCATCGCTGCACTCAATCGAAAACGAAAGCAGGGGGCAACGAAGTCTGCTTACTTGCTTTCTACTATCACGCAAGTCGATTTCGTTTATCTGTCCCAATTCGCCCGCGGCTTCGATGAATTCCGTCTGCCGATCTGCCGCCCGCCCTTTATCGTCGGAACGCTAGGGTCCGCTACGTTCTTGCACCGTTAG